The Microcystis aeruginosa NIES-843 sequence GTTTACCGAAAGAGTTTAAACAGATTATTGAAGGGTGTTTGCAAAAAGATAGAAAACAAAGATGGACAGCACAACAGGTTTTAAATGCCTTACAACCTGTGGGATGGACTTCTCCCCCGTCACCTCCACCAGCACCGGCAGCAGTCAAAAAGCCTGTTTCACCAATACCCCTAATTGCTTCACCTACTCTATTTACCGAAAAACTACCCAATCGAGTCACACTGGAGATGGTGAGCTTACCAGCAGGTGAATTTATCATGGGATCTCCTGACAGTGATCCCGATGCTAGGGATTGGGAAAAGCCTCCACACCAAGTTAAAGTCAACAGTTTTGCGATTGGTAAATATCCTGTCACTCAGGCACAATATCAAGCAGTAATGGGAACCAATCCCTCTCACTTTAAAAACAATCCCCAAAATCCGGTAGAAAATGTTAGTTGGAACGATGCTCAAGCCTTTTGTCGGAAATTGAGTCAAATAACCGGGAAAACCTATCGCCTACCGACGGAAGCGGAATGGGAATATGCTTGTCGTGCGGGGACTACTACTCGCTATTATTTCGGTGATGATGCTAATCAGCTAGGAGATTACGCTTGGTATAGCGCAAATTCTCAGAGTAAAACTCATCCTGTGGGACAGAAAAAACCCAATGCTTGGGGACTCTATGACATGATTGGCAATGTTTGGGAATGGTGCGAAGACGATTGGCACGATAACTATATCGGAGCGCCAAAGGATGGATCTGCGTGGCCTATCAATAATGATAATCGTTCTCATCTCAAGTGTCTGCGCGGCGGTTCTTGGAACAGCTACAAAGCACCTGATTACTGTCGTTCTGCCATCCGCAGCAGGAACCTCCCCTCCTACGACAACTACAGCCGCGGTTTTCGGGTTGCGTGCGGTGCTGGGAGGACTCTGTAACCCTTTTTCCCTTTTTTCCCTTTTTTCCCTTTTTTCCCTTTTTT is a genomic window containing:
- a CDS encoding SUMF1/EgtB/PvdO family nonheme iron enzyme — encoded protein: MLDQMMKMLEGQQIGPYRLNKFLGAGGFGGVFHASEMVRNTSVQEVAVKVIPESSDDKLIELQNARKLEHSNLIKAYSVGEFTFLNTEMLYLVMELAQGSLENHIAKGGLSSDEIKNITAQIAQGLNYLHGQNKVHRDLKPGNILKVNQQYKLADFGLIRTLNNKSHTQTVHNSGTIIYMPPEAFRGDISSAWDLWSLGIMLIEMTTNQLPYKFNNDINQLMAKVMNCELQIPSLPKEFKQIIEGCLQKDRKQRWTAQQVLNALQPVGWTSPPSPPPAPAAVKKPVSPIPLIASPTLFTEKLPNRVTLEMVSLPAGEFIMGSPDSDPDARDWEKPPHQVKVNSFAIGKYPVTQAQYQAVMGTNPSHFKNNPQNPVENVSWNDAQAFCRKLSQITGKTYRLPTEAEWEYACRAGTTTRYYFGDDANQLGDYAWYSANSQSKTHPVGQKKPNAWGLYDMIGNVWEWCEDDWHDNYIGAPKDGSAWPINNDNRSHLKCLRGGSWNSYKAPDYCRSAIRSRNLPSYDNYSRGFRVACGAGRTL